One genomic segment of Coffea arabica cultivar ET-39 chromosome 6e, Coffea Arabica ET-39 HiFi, whole genome shotgun sequence includes these proteins:
- the LOC113739394 gene encoding enoyl-CoA delta isomerase 3-like isoform X1 translates to MKITLIRQCTKFRLEQFRHSLVLTLLETHKRDQHLLNPTVIDSFRGYLEEVNVKSKATPGSVLITTAQGGSFCRGFDFRKKRCRLMQLLVTNKLWCINSIRYVRSHAGGSEDKAYKEMNDGFKDVVKDLISLPMPTIAAINGYATEAGLILALSHDHLTMKQVVEPYLRAELLSRKRSYPGYFAALIRSKVGCPLARRKLLLRDVQIDAEEAAKIGLLDWNHEVASEKDALEVAKTQADELAKKEWNGELYAEMRQLLYPELCKELELTSSHSC, encoded by the exons ATGAAGATAACCTTAATAAGGCAGTGCACCAAGTTCAGGCTAGAACAATTCCGCCACTCCCTCGTACTCACTCTGCTCGAAACCCACAAAAGAGATCAGCATCTTTTGAACCCAACAGTCATTGACTCGTTCCGAGGTTATCTTGAAGAGGTGAATGTCAAGTCCAAGGCCACCCCGGGCTCCGTCCTCATTACCACCGCTCAGGGTGGCTCATTCTGCAGAGGATTCGACTTCAG aaagAAAAGGTGTAGATTAATGCAATTACTCGTGACAAATAAGTTGTGGTGTATCAACTCGATCAGGTATGTCCGGTCCCATGCTGGAGGATCAGAGGATAAAGCATACAAAGAAATGAATGATGGCTTCAAGGATGTGGTAAAAGACTTGATTTCCCTTCCGATGCCCACCATAGCAGCAATTAATGGCTATGCAACGGAGGCAGGGCTGATACTTGCTCTCAGCCACGACCATCTCACAATGAAGCAAGTCGTTGAGCCGTATCTGCGAGCTGAGCTTTTGTCCAGGAAAAGGAGCTACCCCGGCTACTTCGCTGCTCTGATCAGGTCAAAAGTAGGCTGCCCTTTGGCTCGTCGTAAATTGCTGTTGAGGGACGTGCAGATTGATGCAGAAGAAGCAGCAAAGATCGGACTTCTGGATTGGAACCATGAGGTTGCAAGCGAGAAGGATGCCTTGGAAGTTGCAAAGACACAGGCAGACGAACTAGCGAAAAAGGAATGGAATGGCGAGCTTTATGCTGAGATGAGACAACTTTTGTATCCCGAGCTGTGCAAGGAATTGGAATTGACTTCTAGCCATAGTTGTTAA
- the LOC113739394 gene encoding enoyl-CoA delta isomerase 3-like isoform X2 has protein sequence MKITLIRQCTKFRLEQFRHSLVLTLLETHKRDQHLLNPTVIDSFRGYLEEVNVKSKATPGSVLITTAQGGSFCRGFDFRYVRSHAGGSEDKAYKEMNDGFKDVVKDLISLPMPTIAAINGYATEAGLILALSHDHLTMKQVVEPYLRAELLSRKRSYPGYFAALIRSKVGCPLARRKLLLRDVQIDAEEAAKIGLLDWNHEVASEKDALEVAKTQADELAKKEWNGELYAEMRQLLYPELCKELELTSSHSC, from the exons ATGAAGATAACCTTAATAAGGCAGTGCACCAAGTTCAGGCTAGAACAATTCCGCCACTCCCTCGTACTCACTCTGCTCGAAACCCACAAAAGAGATCAGCATCTTTTGAACCCAACAGTCATTGACTCGTTCCGAGGTTATCTTGAAGAGGTGAATGTCAAGTCCAAGGCCACCCCGGGCTCCGTCCTCATTACCACCGCTCAGGGTGGCTCATTCTGCAGAGGATTCGACTTCAG GTATGTCCGGTCCCATGCTGGAGGATCAGAGGATAAAGCATACAAAGAAATGAATGATGGCTTCAAGGATGTGGTAAAAGACTTGATTTCCCTTCCGATGCCCACCATAGCAGCAATTAATGGCTATGCAACGGAGGCAGGGCTGATACTTGCTCTCAGCCACGACCATCTCACAATGAAGCAAGTCGTTGAGCCGTATCTGCGAGCTGAGCTTTTGTCCAGGAAAAGGAGCTACCCCGGCTACTTCGCTGCTCTGATCAGGTCAAAAGTAGGCTGCCCTTTGGCTCGTCGTAAATTGCTGTTGAGGGACGTGCAGATTGATGCAGAAGAAGCAGCAAAGATCGGACTTCTGGATTGGAACCATGAGGTTGCAAGCGAGAAGGATGCCTTGGAAGTTGCAAAGACACAGGCAGACGAACTAGCGAAAAAGGAATGGAATGGCGAGCTTTATGCTGAGATGAGACAACTTTTGTATCCCGAGCTGTGCAAGGAATTGGAATTGACTTCTAGCCATAGTTGTTAA